The following are encoded together in the Salvia hispanica cultivar TCC Black 2014 chromosome 6, UniMelb_Shisp_WGS_1.0, whole genome shotgun sequence genome:
- the LOC125197389 gene encoding apoptosis inhibitor 5-like protein API5, which translates to MAEATVDVGDIEKLYEYGERLNEAKDKSQNRKDYEGILAAANGSVKAKQLSAQMIPKFFKYFPELAEQALDQHLYLCEDEELGVRVQAIRGLPLFCKDTPEHLTKIVDILAQLLIAGDNVERDAVHKAIMSLLRQDVKTSLTALFKHIGSTDDRSAEDLTACESIREKVLCFIRDKVFSLKEELLKPKDEMERHITNLVKQNMQDVTAAEFKLFLDFLKSLTLFGKDAPVEHVQELVEIIEGQADLDAQFNVSDSDHINRFISCIQMALPFFMRGASSSKFFNYLTKQIIPVFDKLPDERKLDLLKNLAECSLYARPQEARQLLPSVVQLLKKYMVRRKIEEIDFTSIECLLYAFHHLAHKTPNTTNSLCGYKIVTGQPSDRLGEDFTEQYKDFTERLSTTEELAKAMNKKLTQGMAEHNKAMAAAKTEEEKETIKKQKQNATAGLRTCNNILAMTQPLHSKAPSFIGGQKISFSWKEATKVATTAGAAGQKRSVNAGNGSGMNAMKKARGAGGVQNQLVNRAFKGLNEGRGGGRGRGGWRGRGRGRGYY; encoded by the exons atgGCGGAAGCGACCGTAGATGTCGGCGACATCGAGAAGCTCTACGAGTACGGCGAGAGACTGAATGAAGCCAAAGATAAATCCCAG AATAGGAAGGATTACGAGGGGATACTTGCTGCTGCGAATGGCAGTGTGAAAGCGAAGCAGCTGTCGGCGCAAATGATACCTAAGTTCTTCAAGTATTTCCCTGAGCTTGCCGAGCAAGCTCTGGACCAGCATCTGTATTTGTGCGAGGACGAGGAGCTTGGT GTGCGTGTACAAGCTATTCGTGGGCTTCCTCTATTCTGCAAGGATACTCCTGAACATCTGACAAAAATTGTTGACATCCTCGCCCAACTTCTTATTGCTG GAGATAATGTGGAGCGTGATGCAGTACACAAAGCCATTATGTCCCTGTTGCGACAGGATGTTAAGA CATCTTTAACAGCTTTGTTTAAGCACATTGGTAGCACTGATGATCGAAGTGCAGAGGACCTCACTGCTTGTGAGAGCATACGTGAGAAGGTTCTTTGCTTTATTAGGGATAAG GTGTTCTCCCTTAAAGAAGAGTTGTTGAAGCCTAAAGATGAAATGGAGAGGCATATAACTAATTTGGTAAAGCAG AATATGCAAGATGTAACAGCTGCTGAATTTAAATTGTTCCTTGACTTCTTGAAAAGCTTGACCTTGTTTGGAAAGGACGCTCCCGTGGAGCATGTTCAAGAACTTGTTGAGATTATTGAAGGCCAGGCTGATCTTGATGCTCAGTTTAAT GTTTCAGACAGTGATCACATTAATCGATTCATATCCTGCATACAAATGGCCCTTCCGTTTTTTATG AGGGGTGCTTCAAGTAGCAAGTTCTTCAATTACTTAACTAAGCAAATCATCCCTGTTTTTGACAAG CTTCCTGACGAAAGAAAATTGGACTTGCTAAAGAATCTTGCTGAATGTTCATTATATGCAAGACCACAAGAGGCAAGGCAGCTTCTTCCATCAGTAGTGCAACTTTTAAAG AAATACATGGTCCGGAGAAAGATTGAAGAGATTGATTTTACAAGTATTGAGTGCTTGTTGTATGCATTTCACCATTTAGCTCACAAG ACTCCCAATACCACGAATAGTCTTTGTGGCTACAAGATTGTTACCGGACAACCTTCAGATAGGCTTGGGGAAGATTTCACAGAACAATATAAAGATTTTACTGAGAG ATTAAGCACTACTGAGGAATTAGCCAAGGCAATGAATAAGAAGCTGACACAGGGCATGGCGGAGCATAATAAAGCAATGGCAGCTGCAAAaacagaagaagaaaaagaaacaatt AAGAAACAAAAGCAGAATGCTACAGCTGGGCTCCGTACGTGCAACAATATACTAGCAATGACACAG CCTTTGCATTCGAAAGCACCTTCATTTATTGGGGGCCAGAAGATCAGCTTTTCATGGAAAGAAGCTACTAAAGTTGCAACGACTGCTGGTGCTGCAGG TCAAAAGAGATCTGTTAATGCTGGTAACGGATCTGGCATGAATGCAATGAAGAAGGCCCGAGGAGCTGGAGGTGTGCAAAACCAACTCGTTAACCGAGCTTTCAAGGGTTTAAACGAGGGGAGAGGCGGTGGAAGAGGTAGAGGAGGTTGGAGGGGACGCGGTCGAGGGAGAGGCTATTATTAA
- the LOC125197390 gene encoding uncharacterized protein LOC125197390 — translation MESAASVLCYKVTPFASTFSQNSHLISLRPFSKQVPRNIFSLKTSLRCSLPFPPNSSTLSPSKSTSNYKIRSLKCSYSTSPPPLDSDWLKPLKNLSFESLKSSLAQLTPLDVCKWCLALSAAIAASKSAANLLLSPFFWMYFSWTWVFWPWAAAIAIGAYGLYSLGRHLKGEATVVEQLSIVTSAFTWLTLVPPAHFNGFLEGWPFVFFFIYHYFFFLHVSVRKRLYGDYYARDHDAKWDIVLPRWQRLLFCGGVTAAHWAAAFEGVELHLVPGGWSNVAIWGMIGLAVFMQYHSTLYLANYSEKVVVPTAVVQFGPYRLVRHPIYASTMLLFVTYFAALRAPVSALLVVVVCLLYYGRKAEAEEAVMVEAFGERYTEYVSKVTYKLIPFLY, via the coding sequence ATGGAGTCAGCCGCTTCAGTGCTCTGTTATAAGGTCACCCCTTTCGCCTCCACTTTCTCGCAAAATTCTCATTTGATTTCTCTCAGACCTTTCAGCAAGCAGGTTCCGCgcaatattttctctctgaAAACCTCACTGAGATGCTCTCTTCCATTTCCCCCCAATTCCTCCACTCTATCGCCCTCCAAATCCACTTCTAATTACAAAATCCGCTCGCTCAAATGCTCTTATTCGACCTCGCCGCCGCCGTTAGATTCGGATTGGCTGAAGCCACTCAAAAATTTATCCTTCGAATCGCTAAAATCATCCCTCGCCCAATTGACCCCCCTCGACGTGTGCAAATGGTGCTTGGCGCTCTCCGCCGCGATCGCGGCGTCGAAATCGGCGGCGAATCTGCTCCTCAGTCCGTTTTTCTGGATGTACTTCAGTTGGACCTGGGTGTTCTGGCCGTGGGCGGCGGCAATTGCGATCGGCGCGTACGGCCTCTACAGCCTGGGAAGACACCTGAAGGGCGAAGCCACGGTGGTGGAGCAGCTCAGCATCGTGACATCGGCATTCACGTGGCTGACGCTGGTGCCGCCGGCACATTTCAACGGATTCCTCGAGGGCTGGCcgttcgtcttcttcttcatctaccactacttcttcttcctccacgTCAGCGTGCGCAAGCGTCTCTACGGCGACTACTACGCCCGCGATCACGATGCGAAATGGGACATCGTGCTGCCGAGGTGGCAGCGCCTTCTGTTCTGCGGCGGCGTGACGGCGGCGCATTGGGCGGCGGCGTTTGAAGGGGTGGAGCTGCATTTGGTCCCGGGGGGTTGGAGCAATGTGGCGATTTGGGGGATGATTGGTTTGGCTGTGTTTATGCAATACCATTCCACCTTGTATTTGGCGAATTATTCGGAGAAGGTGGTGGTGCCGACTGCGGTGGTGCAGTTTGGGCCTTATAGGCTCGTCCGGCACCCCATTTACGCGTCCACGATGCTGCtgtttgtcacttattttgcGGCGTTGAGGGCTCCGGTGAGTGCTCTGTTGGTCGTGGTGGTGTGCTTGTTGTATTATGGGCGGAAGGCGGAGGCCGAGGAGGCGGTGATGGTGGAGGCGTTTGGGGAGAGGTATACTGAGTATGTGTCTAAGGTTACTTACAAGTTGATTCCTTTTCTTTATTAG
- the LOC125197388 gene encoding sodium/calcium exchanger NCL-like — protein MAAALKLRPKPNILTTSLAFLLLCGCAYARLISDPSDLISDGVSSTPFLRLYAADEACEQTYGFMPCTTSGIGSLFLILVYGYLMFLAATYLSAGSELLLELLGPGIVGGLFLPILGALPDALLILVSGLSGTPEVAQSQVSVGMGLLAGSTVMLLTLAWGTCIIVGKCDLENSMAIDSTDTKGFSLTGSGVCTDIWTSYAGIIMAISVIPFVVVQLPQVLNINSGRHLVVLIALIVSVGLLLSYCLYQVFQPWIQKRKLSYVKHKHVMAGILKHLDSGPLGKLCNADGTANKVVLKKIFTRIDDDNDGILSRVELKALIIGIHFNEITFDENEVVDRVLKDFDTSLDSKIDFNEFVAGVEKWLQEARNSIDDFHEETRREHALLGNQDDESGEAIENARWISIKAALLLLLGTLIAASFADPLVDAVNSFSAATSIPTFFISFIALPLATNSSEAVSAIIFASRKKLRSASLTFSELYGAVTMNNVLCLSVFLALVYVRGLEWNFSSEVLVILLVCIVMGVFASTRTTFPLWTSLVAFMLYPISLALVYVLDFVFGWS, from the exons ATGGCTGCTGCTCTCAAGCTCAGGCCTAAACCGAATATCCTCACCACCTCCCTCGCCTTCCTACTCCTCTGCGGCTGCGCCTATGCTCGCCTCATCTCCGATCCATCGGATCTCATCTCCGACGGCGTCTCCTCCACCCCGTTCCTGCGCCTCTACGCCGCCGATGAGGCCTGCGAGCAGACCTACGGCTTCATGCCCTGCACCACCTCCGGGATCGGAAGCTTATTCCTCATTCTCGTCTACGGATACCTCATGTTCCTCGCTGCGACCTATCTCTCCGCCGGCAGTGAGCTCTTGCTCGAGCTGCTCGGACCTGGAATCGTCGGCGGCCTCTTCCTCCCGATTCTCGGAGCGCTTCCAGATGCACTGCTTATTCTCG TCTCTGGGCTTTCTGGAACCCCTGAAGTCGCTCAAAGCCAGGTATCGGTTGGAATGGGATTGCTAGCTGGCTCAACTGTCATGCTTCTTACTCTAGCTTGGGGTACCTGTATAATTGTTGGAAAGTGCGATTTAGAGAATTCTATGGCCATTGACTCCACAGACACGAAAGGCTTCAGCTTAACTG GATCTGGTGTTTGCACGGATATATGGACAAGCTACGCAGGGATTATCATGGCTATATCCGTTATCCCCTTTGTAGTTGTCCAACTGCCGCAAGTTTTGAACATTAACTCCGGAAGGCATTTGGTTGTTTTGATTGCCCTTATTGTTTCTGTTGGGCTACTACTTTCCTATTGCCTTTACCAG GTATTCCAGCCCTGGATTCAGAAGCGAAAGCTTTCTTATGTAAAGCATAAGCATGTCATGGCAGGAATCCTAAAGCATTTGGATTCGGGTCCTTTGGGAAAGCTATGCAATGCAGATGGAACAGCTAATAAAGTTGTACTGAAGAA GATCTTCACAAGGATTGACGATGACAATGATGGAATCCTATCACGTGTAGAGCTAAAGGCTCTAATTATTGGAATCCATTTTAATGAGATAACTTTTGATGAGAATGAAGTAGTGGACAGAGTGCTCAAAGATTTTGATACTTCTCTCGACTCAAAAATTGATTTCAACGAGTTCGTCGCTGGAGTTGAGAAATGGCTGCAAGAAGCCAGAAATTCAATAGACGATTTTCACGAA GAAACAAGGAGAGAACATGCTCTTTTGGGAAACCAAGATGACGAGAGTGGTGAGGCCATTGAGAATGCTCGATGGATATCGATCAAAGCTGCACTTCTGTTGCTTCTGGGAACTCTTATTGCAGCTTCATTTGCCGACCCTCTGGTGGACGCTGTAAACAGTTTTTCTGCAGCCACAAGCATCCCAACCTTTTTCATCTCATTTATTGCGCTGCCGTTGGCTACCAACTCAAGTGAGGCAGTGTCTGCAATTATATTTGCTAGCAGAAAGAAGCTAAGATCTGCCTCTTTGACATTCTCAGAG TTGTATGGAGCAGTGACAATGAATAACGTACTGTGCCTGTCGGTGTTCTTGGCCCTGGTTTACGTGAGAGGGTTGGAGTGGAACTTCTCGTCAGAGGTTCTGGTGATCCTGTTGGTGTGCATTGTGATGGGGGTGTTTGCGAGCACCCGCACCACTTTCCCACTGTGGACATCTCTGGTAGCGTTCATGCTCTATCCAATCTCCCTCGCACTTGTATATGTTCTCGACTTCGTCTTCGGGTGGTCGTAG
- the LOC125197394 gene encoding 30S ribosomal protein S6 alpha, chloroplastic-like, producing the protein MASSASISSSSSTLFKSRTFHLHSSSSFLPFKSKNPIKMPFLIKPLRAVRAEFDMSFFATDLGAPPPIEGFADLDNKEEPECPPGLRQYETMAILRPNISEDERLAFINKYQQLLSAGGAMHVEFLNKGVRPLAYSIKKKNKAGETNIYLDSIQILVTFFTKPDSVSIIGETLQRDDDVIRSSTFKIRKRKY; encoded by the exons ATGGCATCATCAGCTTCAATCTCTTCCTCTTCATCCACTCTCTTCAAATCGCGAACCTTTCACCTCCACTCCTCGTCTTCCTTCCTTCCCTTCAAATCCAAAAACCCTATTAAAATGCCGTTTCTGATAAAACCCCTGCGAGCAGTGAGAGCAGAATTCGACATGTCCTTTTTCGCAACCGATTTAGGCGCACCGCCGCCAATCGAGGGGTTCGCCGATCTGGACAACAAGGAGGAGCCAGAGTGCCCGCCGGGCCTCCGCCAGTACGAGACCATGGCTATCTTACGCCCTAACATTTCCGAGGACGAGCGCCTCGCCTTCATTAACAAGTACCAACAG TTGCTCTCTGCCGGTGGCGCTATGCATGTGGAGTTTTTGAACAAAGGGGTGCGCCCACTTGCTTACAGcatcaagaagaaaaacaaagctGGAGAGACCAACATTTACTTGGACAGTATTCAGATTCTTGTCACTTTCTTCACCAAGCCTGACTCAGTCTCAATTATCGGGGAAACCCTACAAAGAGACGATGATGTTATCCGGTCATCCACTTTCAAGATAAGGAAGAGGAAGTATTAG